One segment of Streptomyces sp. NBC_01463 DNA contains the following:
- a CDS encoding DUF6167 family protein, producing MFRRTFWFTAGAAAGVWATAKVNRKIKQLTPESLAAQAADKALVAGHKLKDFALDVREGMVRREAELGEALGLEAPVDPDLPVQRHFAVEAEPRESRRLPPSSRTYNSYNRNEDH from the coding sequence ATGTTCCGCCGTACGTTCTGGTTCACCGCCGGCGCAGCCGCCGGCGTCTGGGCCACCGCCAAGGTCAACCGGAAGATCAAGCAGCTGACCCCGGAGAGCCTCGCGGCGCAGGCCGCGGACAAGGCGCTCGTGGCCGGTCACAAGCTCAAGGACTTCGCCCTGGACGTCCGCGAGGGCATGGTCAGGCGCGAAGCCGAACTGGGCGAGGCGCTGGGGCTCGAAGCCCCCGTCGACCCCGATCTCCCCGTGCAGCGCCACTTCGCCGTCGAGGCCGAACCCCGGGAATCCCGCAGGCTTCCCCCCTCGTCACGCACCTACAACTCGTACAACCGGAATGAGGACCACTGA
- a CDS encoding DUF948 domain-containing protein yields the protein MAGILVAVFWAILVSFLAVVLVRLAQTLRATTKLVADVTEQAVPLLADASATVRSAQTQLDKVDAIATDVQEVTSNASALSSTVASTFGGPLVKVAAFGYGVRQAIGRKTGPEPEGRSRRSVIVGRTVPSARGKKRNGRNSRGSKD from the coding sequence GTGGCCGGGATCCTGGTGGCCGTCTTCTGGGCGATCCTGGTTTCGTTCCTCGCCGTCGTGCTGGTGAGGCTCGCCCAGACGCTCAGGGCGACCACGAAACTCGTGGCGGACGTGACCGAACAGGCCGTCCCGCTGCTCGCCGACGCCTCCGCGACCGTGCGTTCCGCGCAGACCCAGCTCGACAAGGTCGACGCGATCGCGACGGACGTCCAGGAGGTCACCTCCAACGCCTCGGCCCTCTCGTCCACCGTCGCCTCCACCTTCGGCGGCCCGCTGGTCAAGGTCGCGGCGTTCGGTTACGGGGTCCGCCAGGCCATCGGCCGCAAGACCGGTCCCGAACCGGAAGGGCGCTCCCGGCGCTCGGTGATCGTCGGCCGGACCGTGCCGTCCGCGCGTGGCAAGAAGCGCAACGGCAGAAACTCCCGCGGATCGAAGGACTGA